Proteins co-encoded in one Alcanivorax sp. genomic window:
- a CDS encoding cyclic nucleotide-binding domain-containing protein, translated as MARESIDKSLLQTFVPVNALSGDQLDWLLDQQEVCRYVSGDVLFSLGDEDNTTIYLLSGKVELTDENGNTEQVSAGDSASWHPLDHAQPRRSTARAVGEVSVVRFDSFRLDTILSWDQSAGYVILDINANSAYQNDREWMIRLLRSKLFHRVPPTNILEIFRRLRAYRHKEGDVIIRQGEAADCCYILKEGVCEVAVSMGDNEPTPVAMLEEGQWFGEEALLSGKPRNATVTMATDGVLMRLDRKDFDALLREPIINTLPVDKVQDAITKGASWLDVRTSDEFDQGHLDGASNMPLNVLRLKSRLLDPSRTYVTYCDTGRRSATAAFLLKNAGLDVIVLDGGLNANAATLNESMTQG; from the coding sequence ATGGCGCGAGAATCCATTGATAAGAGCCTTTTGCAGACGTTTGTGCCAGTCAATGCACTGTCTGGCGACCAGCTGGACTGGTTGCTGGATCAGCAGGAGGTGTGCCGCTATGTGTCAGGTGATGTGCTTTTTTCGTTAGGTGATGAAGATAACACCACCATTTACCTGCTGAGCGGCAAGGTGGAACTCACTGACGAGAATGGCAATACCGAACAGGTCAGCGCGGGTGACTCTGCTTCCTGGCATCCTCTCGATCACGCCCAGCCGCGGCGAAGCACCGCTCGTGCGGTTGGTGAAGTCAGCGTGGTCCGCTTCGACAGTTTCCGGCTGGATACCATCCTCTCCTGGGATCAGTCCGCCGGTTATGTGATTCTCGACATCAATGCCAACTCGGCATATCAGAACGACCGCGAGTGGATGATCCGTCTGCTTCGTTCCAAGCTGTTTCACCGGGTACCGCCCACCAATATTCTGGAAATCTTTCGCCGTCTGCGTGCCTATCGGCACAAGGAAGGGGATGTGATCATTCGCCAGGGGGAGGCGGCCGATTGCTGTTATATCCTCAAGGAAGGCGTTTGCGAGGTGGCCGTGAGCATGGGGGACAATGAGCCCACCCCGGTGGCCATGCTGGAAGAAGGGCAGTGGTTTGGTGAAGAAGCGCTGCTATCCGGCAAACCGCGTAACGCTACCGTGACCATGGCCACCGATGGTGTACTGATGCGTCTGGACCGCAAGGATTTCGATGCCCTGCTGCGTGAGCCCATCATCAATACCCTGCCGGTGGACAAGGTACAGGACGCCATCACAAAGGGGGCCAGTTGGCTGGATGTGCGCACCAGCGATGAGTTTGACCAGGGGCACCTTGATGGCGCCTCCAATATGCCGCTCAACGTATTGCGCCTGAAATCCCGGCTTCTGGACCCTTCCCGCACCTACGTGACCTACTGCGATACCGGAAGGCGTAGCGCAACCGCGGCATTTTTGTTAAAAAACGCCGGCCTGGATGTGATCGTCCTGGATGGCGGCCTGAATGCCAATGCTGCTACCCTGAACGAGAGCATGACCCAGGGGTGA